The following is a genomic window from Malus sylvestris chromosome 7, drMalSylv7.2, whole genome shotgun sequence.
CAACAGAATCGACATCATTTGATGTTAACCTCCGTGCTCCTTTTGACTATCACATACATTGTAGGATAAGTtaaaaaacataagaaagaactggagattttgaaaagaaaaaaaaaacaaaaaacaaaatttctaGCTTTTAATGAAATGAAAGCATACAGTAAAGGCAAGAAACTCACGAGGCTCAATCCACGGTACAGAGTGCCGTGGTGCAAGAATGGCCAGGTTCTAAACCCACTGTATATCTCATAAATGCATATTGTCTAGCCTATCCTCTCAAATTCACCCTCATCCCTATCATTTGCCTCAAATCTAAGCTTTTCAGCTTTTCGGGCCTTACGATATATGTCATCCCAAAAACCAGGATCTTTCTCCATTCTTTCTGATAGCTACAAGCAAGAAGAATGTCCTGTTTCAGCTGTCTTTTGAGAACTACCTCACTAAGATAAAAAGGGGGGAAAGAAGAGGCAGGACTGAACTAGAGACACACAAGTTCTGTAATTTCAGGAAATGACATACCTCCTCCATTTCTAACGTCTCATATACTTCAGAGCTTTCAAATTCCTTCAAGATATCCCAATCTAATTGAGTTGGAATATCTAATGATGAATCCCAAGTTATATTATCAGAGATTTTTGGTGAGTAACCAAAACCCAACAAGTCTTCTTCTAGGGCATTAACGATACAAGTGTTATTCCAGGATGACTGCTCGTCAATGTTCAGAATATTTCCTCTTCTATAATCTATTTCATTCCCAAACAAATTTCATTCCCATGTACCCTGTTGAAGCTGAGAGATTGGCCCCTAGCAGCAGAGCATCTGATGGAAAATTTAACACATTCTCCATAAGCCTTGCATAACCAGTGATACATTCTGATGCCAACAAGTTCATAACAAGCAGTCTTCCAGAAGAAGCAACCGTTCAAGCAAATTTTGAAAGTTTCTCATTTGAAATCATAAGCGAGAAGCGTTCATTAAAGCATCAGGATTATGCTTTCGGAACAATATCATGTGAACTCCATCAACCACCTGTAATATCACAAATGTAAAAGACAATAAAAGACAACTTGACATGATAAGAAAATTACTAAAAACAAAGAATTTGAATGAACTCACATATTCCTTCAAGATACAAAATCAGGCACAATAACTGGGATCCCAAAGGTCATGGCACGAATAAGCAATGGCGGAAAAACATCTTGTGTAGAACCGTAAAGAACAATGTCAGCCATTAATAACACACTGTTGACATCACCATTCAAGCCATAATGTCGCACAGATCCTTGAAGAAGTCCCAGATGTGAAGCAGCTTCCTAAACAACAGATCAATGGATCAAAATGGATCATACATAGTCTTATGAATAAATGCCAGTGAATGAGTAAAACAAGTCAAAAGAATAACCAGATATCACAACGAAATACAAAAATGACGTCAGTTTCAGTCATTGTTGTCATTCTGTCAACAATCAGATTCatatcacaattttttttttcagttgccACTGGCCACAAAAATCactttttggaaaaattaaggCATTTGAATACATTTAGATAAGATGCAAGAAGCTCAAATATGTCATAAGTACTGGGACAACATCATAATTGATTAAGGATAATAAACTAGAAAGCATTAGCATATCCATCAGAGGAATTACCACAtaagaaaacaaatttgaacAACCTTCCTGCATCATCCCTCCTTGAATATTTTATTAGCAGTGGTCCTATAGAATGCATCGCCACATCATAGTCCCATGAAAGCTCATCGTAGAAAAAAGAACTTCCAACAACTACAACCAGCATATCACCTTCACTAAACTCATTGCTCTTCATCAACTGATTCTTGGAGTAGATTTTTCTGTAACTTTCCATAACCCAAACTTCTATTGGTGATCCAGGAATGACAAAGAAGTTTCCAGTGTCAAGTACACTATACAACATCTGACACATgatggaaagaaaaaataagaCAATTTAAGAAACCACATAATGATTATTTTGCAAGATAACTAGAAATACGGTGTAACCAAATATTTCAAGAACAAAAGAAGGCAAGATCTATCGGCATACTAAAATCTGGAAACACGATAATGTTAACTCTGCTAAAAGCACTTTTCCAATGAGAAATAAGATGTTTCAGGTGTATTTTCTTGAATTATCCATATCAGTGGTACTGAACAAAAAGGCTCATGCATAAGGCTGCATGAATCTAAATCTCACTAATCATAGCAAGTCCAACTGAATCTAAATCTCACTAATCTAAATCTCACTAAGTAAAAGTACTAGTGAGTACGCTTTTACCTTTCATATGCTTAACTAGGGTAAGCTGCTGttataaaaggaaaaagaatgagAAAAGAGACGGCGGAAAATTCTATACGAGAAAATTTATATTGtctccgaaaaaaaaaaactaaaagataGACAAAAAGTGAATATTAGTTAGTGGAGTAAACCATAGCTTaagtttataaaaataaataaacaataggTGACTTA
Proteins encoded in this region:
- the LOC126630049 gene encoding LOW QUALITY PROTEIN: uncharacterized protein LOC126630049 (The sequence of the model RefSeq protein was modified relative to this genomic sequence to represent the inferred CDS: inserted 4 bases in 3 codons; deleted 1 base in 1 codon; substituted 8 bases at 8 genomic stop codons), producing MYVVGCGGLMICFSLRGLNFQLICDSGGGFGDFEGSWPAFMVAVAANWKIHLKHLISHWKSAFSRVNIIVFPDFSMPIDLMLYSVLDTGNFFVIPGSPIEVWVMESYRKIYSKNQLMKSNEFSEGDMLVVVVGSSFFYDELSWDYDVAMHSIGPLLIKYSRRDDAGRLFKFVFLCGNSSDGYANAVXEAASHLGLLQGSVRHYGLNGDVNSVLLMADIVLYGSTQDVFPPLLIRAMTFGIPVIVPDFXILKEYVVDGVHMILFRKHNPDALMNXFSLMISNEKLSKFAXTVASSGRLLVMNLLASECITGYARLMENVLNFPSDALLLGAISQLQQGTWEXNLFGNEIDYRRGNILNIDEQSSWNNTCIVNALEEDLLGFGYSPKISDNITWDSSLDIPTQLDWDILKEFESSEVYETLEMEELSERMEKDPGFWDDIYRKARKAEKLRFEANDRDEGEFERIGXTICIYEIYSGFRTWPFLHHGTLYRGLSLSKGARRLTSNDVDSVDRFPXLNETYYRNILGEIGGMFAIANKVDRVHQRPWIGFQTWRATGRKVTLSKKAEGVLEEAIQDNTKGKVIYFWGCLNINGGVTGNEDALTFWSVCDILNKGHXYNFCPLECRNVFEDAFHWMYTLPSNTEALLPVPXDGGHXSALHSWVMPTRSFLEFIMFSSYMIFVDSLDALHTNSGNINMCLLGSSELERKHCYYRVLEVFVNVWAYHSGRKMVLIDPVSGSLEEQHPVELRKGFMWAKYFDSTLLKSMDEDLAEAADDGDHPREMWLWPLTGEVHWEXIYEEEMEERYRLKMDKKRKIKEKLLERMRHGYKQKTLGGYKGYSFS